gaggtggagtgCCATACACTGTTCCAGAAACCCGCCCCCTGGGAGCTTGAGGGAAGCCCCTAGCAAACAGCTGAGATTGAGATTGGGACGTGAAGCAGACGGAAAGACTCAACAGAGGGCTGAGAAGATGGCGGAGCCCCATTACTGAGCTGGCAGGTGGGTTTTCTTTGCAACCTGATGCAAAGCTCAAAGCCTGTGTCTGTGCACAGGGACACAAACGGGGACTTTGTTGTCCTGAGTGATGTTTGAGGTGGCTTCAAAAGCATTCGTTCATCTTCAGTGTAACTGGGAGACAGAGATCCTGAAGTTAATTATTAGTTATCCTGCAGTCTGTCCTTAGGGGAAAATCCAGAATTTCCTAGggtgtcacagagagagagagaggcagagaaagagagagaaattcggCTTCTCAGGGGACACAAAAATCATTCCAAGGCTGTTTCGTCATCCATCCTCAAAAACGTATTTGTGCATTTAAACGCTGGAGCAGCCCAAAGTGCTAGAAAACACCACGCAACATGAAAGAATGCCTTAATCTGTTGGCTCATCTTGcaactgctttatttttaaaatcaacattGCCATTTTGAGGTAAGACAGAGTGAAAGCCACGTCTCCCGCTCTTCACCCTTGAAACGTGGGTCGGCAGGAGTAGGAGCGGAAAAAACTTTTCTTGTATACAGGAGCAGAAGTGGGTAGACgttctgcttttgttttaattgagttattttaaaggcagaattacagagacagagggagagagccagagaggtCTTCgttccacaggttcactcccccaaagagccgcagcagcttgggctgggccaggctgaaaccaaggcCCTGGAGCTCCGTCTGAGTCTGCTGTGTGAGTCGCAGGGATGCCAGcagagcacttgggccagcatccattgcattcccaggtgcattagcaagaagctgcatcacaagtaaccaggactggaaccagcacttccCTGGGGGGCTGGTGTCACATTGGCAGCTTAACCTGGGGGCACCGACAGGCAGCAGTCCCTGGGGGAGGTTCTTTAGACAGAGGACTTTCATGAATGCCCTAACAAAGCAAGGTGATGCCACCTCATTGAGGGGTGTTCTACTGTCTCTCGAAAACCCAGCCCTAGCCGCAGAGCCGTTTTCAGCAGAGCTGTAACTAACAGCACACGGAACTCTGGCTGCGGAGTGGTGTGTGCCTTTGTGCCTGGCAGCAGATACGGCTTTCCCACCATCACaacctgtctgctgctttcccttcccACCTCTGTCCTGGTGTGAGGACCACCCTGCATCACCTGGATGGCAGGACTAGCCCAAGTGATCTTCCTGCCTCAGCCCACCCGTGTCACTGGATGGCAGGACTAGCCCATGTGATCTCCCTGCCTCAGCCCACCCGTGTCACTGGATGGCAGGACTAGCCCATGTGATCTCGCTGCTTCAACCCATCCTGGCACCTTCCCCAAACCCCTCACCACATGATGCCCAGAGTGGCTGCTGttgcagggagtgagccagcagagggatcTTGTTTTTGTCTCTTTCCCCATTCTGAGCAAAAGGTACACTAAAAGCATTATAAAAAATTACCTTTAGCCAGGTTAAAGACCATATGAAATATAAATCAATTCTGTGGCATGACATGGATCCCATCCCTAAGGTATCTCATTGCatgtatgcaaatattccaaaatctgaacAGAATGCAAAATCCAGAACACTTCTGACCTGCAACACTCTGGACAAGGAGGGTTCAACCTGTTGttctagaaaaaataaacacacagagaaagcatgGGCTTGTGTTGTgtcatagcacattaagcctccacctgtgacagtattggagtgctggttaaAGTCTTGGTTGTCCCATTTGTGATCAAACTTCCTACTAATGCGGCTAGGAAGGAAGCAGAatatggctcaactgcttgggctCCTTACACCCATATATgcagcagaccaggctggagttcctAGTTCCAACCGtcaccctgacccagccctggctgtggcagctgcttggggagtgagcctgctgAGAGAACAGCTGGCTGCCTCCCTGCTCTCTCCCTCATTGCCCAGACCttcaaataaacgaatctttaaaataaacaaaacaaaaccaaaaaaagaagcCAGAGTAGTAtctacagcatctaaggcaaagaaTGTGTTCTTCAGGTATGGAGAGTGCCTGAAAAGCTACGAGAGAAATACAAAAAACACTCCCAAAACAAATGATGGACAGACAGGTGGAACAACTTCCCACCACAAACCAAAGCAGCACCAATAAAGCCAGATGGCTCAATTCTTATTCCAGAATTTTTCATTAAGAATTTTGCTAAGACACTATAATTACAGTGATGACCTGATGTCATGTTGGCTCTGAATTCCAAACTAGTTTAAAGAAATTTCATCCCATAAATGTGTATAGTCTAGAATGATTTCTTCAGAGATACTAGACGTTTATGCAAAGAAAACTTGCAATTAGCTCCTTTACAAAAACAAGCATTACCTTTCCCCCTCAAAAAACTAAGAATTGCAGCAGGGCAAAATTGACTTACCCAAGCCTTGTCTTCATAGGTAGGGTAAACCTTGGCCTAACTTTTCAACAgtaacaatagcaacaaaatatCCCAAGGCAAATGggtgagctgctgcctgctgtgctTGCAAGTTGCTATGGATTCTGAAACACCTGCTGGCTGAACTGAGTGTGGCCAGGTGACCATGAGGTTCTTTCTGTCTAAAACTGACCCTCCTAGACAGCCTGTGAGTGTTAGCTTATGATCAGGGACTCGTCACtagaacagtgtgtgtgtgtgtgtgtgtgtgtgcatgaatatGAGTTCCTGTGTGTGTCTACCCACGTACATGTGTTCATGTCTTCAGACGTGTGAGTGTGAAGCATGTTTTTCACTTCACAAAGGATGTCAGATGCTGGCTGGATCTCAGCTTCCAGCCTACTAGTCAGAATTCAATGCCTGGCAAGCCTTGGGCCAAGATAAGAGGGACAATTGTCCACCTCTGGTTCCAGATGGGCTTTCCCAGGGAGCAGAAGAGAATGCTGGGGCTGGGAGACAAAGACCTGCATCTTAAGCCCGGCTGTCATTCATAAAACACCCTTTGTCTATTCTGAGAGGGTTTAGTGCGTGGCCCTGGGGCCCCAGGCCAGCAAAGAACAAGATAGAATTTTTATGAATTCCCTCTTCAGGGGGCTGAGCTTTCCCTGAAAGAATCCAGACCAACAGCACTCAgtaacctgatttttttttccttttctccagcaaggtttgttttgttttcaagtagAGAAGCCCAACAACGTGGGATTTTGCTGAGCGGCTCTGAACACGCATTAGAGACGAATGATTTGATCACCAAGTTCATGTGCAATCCGGATTAGTTTTTGAATAAGGAGAACAATAGtactttaaaattattgaaatataagtttattttggtggcaataattttaaaatccatgtatatgTGAGATGGAAAATGCATGCTAGCAGGAAACTCTGGATTTTAGCAGTTTTCacactaaatcttaaaaacaaaaaaaaatttttttttgaaaggcagtaacagggagagagaaaagcagatcttccattcactattcACTTCccgcaacatccagggctggatcaggctgaagccaggagccaggagctccatccaggtctcccctgtacgtggcaggtgcacagctgcctgagccatcgctttgcctcccagggtgcacctttgcagaaagctgaatcagaagtggagctcaaAGCcatgcactccaacatgggatgcagacatcccaagaaGTGTCTTATCTGCTCTACCAAACACCCACCCACTTCAGGAACTTCTTGAAATGCCCTCAATGCCCGACTGGCAAGTTATTTCTCCCTTGCACTTATACATACTTTAAGCATCTAGATCACAATCCTAGTTCTTTGTGGAAGCCAGGCACAAACTTCGTTTCCACCCCCACAGGTGACCAAGATGGGAGGCAAACCCCATGTCGGCATGCACACACTTTTTCCCCCAGATCAAAAATCAATGCATGTGCTTAGGTGGCTCATCCAAAGCCTGCCGTTGGCAACTGGATCAGCTCTGGAGTTGCAAAAAGGAGGCGCACAGAACAAACCAATGGGCTCCTGCGGCTTCCTTCTTCCAGGCATCTGCCGAGAAGTTATGATCAAATATTCAGTAGCTGGGCCTTTGGATGGGCTGGCTCTGCAGAGAGGAAACAGGGGGTCTTCAGGCAAGGAGTGGATCTCCCTGGCGTGCTGCTGGCACGCAGGCAAACATCTGCTTGTTAGTTACACAGAAGTTTCTGAGCAGCCCCTCCCTCTTCTCCGGGGATGTGCGACTTGCTGActctgcagcagctgcagttAGTCACGGAATTTCCAGAGCCATGGCCAATGAGTCAGAATTTTCAGCTCATGGAAAGGGTGATTGGGTGGACTAGGAGATGGAGCTCGAGCGTAGCTGTGATGGGTCCGGATTGTTGTGACAGAGGCTGGAGAGGGCGCGGGTGTCTTCTTCCCATCATCCCTGTCTTAGTCCATTTCCTGTTGCTCTAACCAAATTCCTGTGACTGTGTAATTGAGTAAGAAGAGAGGTTTCTTGGGCTCTGGGATCTGGAGGTGGGGGCTGGTGTCTGCTCCATGTCTGGGGCGGGCCCCCTGGCTGCGTCATCCTGGGTGCAGGTCGTCACGTGGACAGCAGAGCTGGCATTCAAACGAAGGTCTCTGTTCTTTCTGAAAGTCACAGGAGCCGTACCCTCGGGACCTTGTCTAATCCTAATCGCCTTCCAGAGATTCTACTCTGTGTCATCCACATATGAATTTGCAGGTTAAGATTCTAACACTTGACATCTGCAGGACACGGCCAAGCCATCACACTCTCCTGTTGTGAAACTCAGTGTGCTCTCCCATCCCAGCAATCCTATGCTCTAGCAGGGCCTGTTCCCTGGGCACCACAGGTCACTCATCCAGATGGGAATTCAGGAAAGTCAGGGCCAGGGGCAGCGAGGTGCAGTAACAGAGCTCCTGATGCACTGAGTGTTCAGTTGTCTCAGTACGCCCTGGAAGCGGATCACTGCCCCACCTCTGGAGACCATGACCCCAGCTGGAAGAGGCTGGACCAAACTTCTGAGGTCTGTGGTCTGAGCattacatagagacagagagagtttgaTTTTAGTAAGATGGGGCTGGACCTTTCAGCAGTCAGTCAGTTGGAGCTCCTACTTTCTGTACTGGGCTGCAGAATTTGAGCTATAGCTCTGCTttattctagtttcctgctaatgtgtactctggggaggcagcaggtgaaggcccaagtgctgggtccctgacacccatgtaggaggcttgggtggagttcctggcttctggctctggcctggcctatccctggctgttgcagacatttgggaagtgaaccagtggatgaaggatccctaactctctctcttgctctctgattctaaccctctctctgcttttcaaataaaatgaacatgggAATAACAACTGCTAGGTGGAGACCCACTTTGGGACTTTGtgattcaaaatttatttatttttattgggaaggcagatttacagagaggacagacagaaagatcttccatctgcttgttcactccccaaatggctgcaacagctggagatgagctgatccaaagccaggagcttcttccgggtctcccatgtggatgcagagtcccaaagctttagaccatcctctattgccttcccaggccataattagggagcttgatgggaagtggagcagccaggcatgaaatagcacccacatggggtcttggtgcttgcaaggagaggattagccataCACTGAGCCCAGGAGTCTGTGATCAAAAAGTTTGCAGGGTATTTGGAAATAAGTTTATTTAGAAATCTTGCCTGGAACTTCAAGAATTTTCCAAGTTTAGGTGGTGCTCTGCTGAGCCAAGTGTGGTACTTCATCATCTGATCGCATCAGAAGACTGGCTCAGTACTGAAAAGACACAGTGTATACCTCCTGTACAGCCATCCTCCAAGGCCCCTAGGGAGGAGGCCACATAGGTCAGTGCCCGCACAGTGTTCACCTGCATCCTGACTCAATCTCCCTCCCTCAGCCATCACTCCCCAGCCAGAAGATGAGATTGTGTCGCCAGGTGTGGAAGGTGGTGCAGTGATCTCAGGTGCAGAAGACTACATGGTGACTGCAGGTGCCAGCAAAGATCACTTCGAGTCTAACATCTTCAAAGATCTGGTGAGTGTCCTGGTAAGACAGGGGTTTGTCCACAGGCACGTGATCACATGCCAGGGTGGGATCTTCCTTACCTCTGTATGAGCAAGCAGAAAAATGTGCGTATATACAaaaccagtaggagctacagTACACAGACATGATTATGTGGTTCACAACAAAAACTACTTCCCAGTGTCATCCAGTCAGCAGGCAGCCAGTGTGCTGCATGTAGGAGCGCAGATCAGGGCCTCACACTGGTGAAGAaggaggtttttgattttcaatgTGTTAAAAGCCATTTTTCAATACAATAGAAGTCTTCTCACAGCAATGTCATTGCTATAGAAAGTTCTAAATATATGTTCGTTAGTgtcatcaagattctttcctttgttcatttattttgaaaggctaagtctcagaaagagagagagaaagttgatCTTCAGTTGATGTTCCACTTGCTGGATgttccactccccacatggctacaatgaaTGGCCAGACTAAAGCAGGAGCCCGGGACTccacccaggtccccaatgtgggtggTGGGGTCCCAAGTACTCAtatcatcttttgctgttttgtcaagcgcgttagtaggaagctggattggaagcagaggcactGGGACTCTGGTGCTTTGGAGATGGGATGTCGaaattgcaagtggtggcttaacagaGTAGACACTTGTTAGAAGACTTGAACCATTATGACAAATACATAGCATTAACTTTACCCTGTTAGGGATGGACACTTGTCCTAGCAGTTCAGATGCTAATTCTGTATTGAAGGGCTTGGATTCCATTTCCAcctctgctcccaactccagcttccttctactgtggacactgggaggcaacagcgatgactcaagaacttggattcctgccaccaacGTAatagacctgggttgagtttcaggctcccagAATGGACTCTGTTCTCCGCCCTGGCTGCTGTTACATGTGTGTGTCACTGTAAATCCTTTTTTAATGCAGAGTATGTATTTTAGCACATCaatctttattttccattttgcctCATTTATGCCTCCCTTAGGTGCCAACAAGTGCAGACAGTGTAATATCTCGTCGCATTGAAGATCACTCAATCCCAGAAGGCACAGTCCACTCTCATAAAGAGATCCCAAAGCCAACCACCCCGAATGTGGCTACAAGTCACCCCGTGGGTAAGAAACCAGTTCTGCCTATGGGGGCTGATCCACAGTTGCATAATTGGTGCATCCCAAAAGTTCATGAATAGATATGATAAAACCATAATCAATAGATAACTCTGGAGTGTGACATGAATTCTGAACCAAACTCGATGTGGTGGATTCAGAATCTGTTGCATTAGGTTGTAAAACGTATTTCTCTAAGTCTGGAAGGTGGACGGCCAGTGATAATGCTTCCATAAGGGCAAGTTCGGTAGTCACCGATCAGCATGATTGACCTGATGTAATGCTACACTAAGAAGTTTATGTTGATCACCAAGATCACAAAACTCAGTCAATCTATAAATCTTAATAGATTCTGTGCTGATATTGACCATCTTATATTGAGCTCCTGTCTGTACACATGGAACACAAATCTACTAGAAACCAGGATTTGAAGTTGAACTTGAGGTTCAGATTGGCACCTGCCACGATGTGAATGGGACACTGGGAAGGGAAACATAGGAGGGGAGAGACCACTGTCACTCTTCTATTGTTATAATGTTTAAGCCatcactgatgagcatgagggAGGGTCCCTGTCAATCCAGCAATGGAAAGAGATTCCTATTTCCAACACTTTCTTAAGAGAAATTTGGTTCTTtgggattaaaaacaaacaaaaaaatatgccTAATTCTGGGACCAGTACCATGACCTCATGCTCTCTGTATTATCACAACTTTAAAAGCTTTATAAAGTGCTTTGAAATAAACTCTAAAGCTTCCTCGAAGCTGTTGAAGGAAGATTAGCAATTGAACATCAGTGAGAACCAAGTTGGGCCAATGCACAGAAAGCATAATGAATAGAAGTGACCAGGAAAGCATTTCAAAATTTTGAAGAATTGCTTGTTTGAACAGTGGTGGACAACTACTCAACAGCAAAAAGGGAAGCTTTTGTGTTGAGCTTTTCTCCATCTTAGTAGATACCTCTCTTCTATTAAAAGAAAAGTCTTGGTTGCCTTGGaaatgttcattatttttttctttcctctgttccACCCTGTTGCAGTAAGTACAACTGTAGGGGATGTATGCGCTTTCATAAGTGTTATTGCAAGATGTTTTCATGCATGAGTTAACATGCCATTAGAGCCGCTGGTGTTTTCAGAGGGCAGGGTGTTTATTAAAGGGCAGTGGATGACCAGTTTGCCCATGGCATGCCCCCACGTATGACAATGTTCACATGTATGCTACATATGTATGCTGCATGTTTATGGTCACAGTCAGTGCAATTGGGGGTGAGCCAGGAAAGGCAGAACTGACAAGCTCTCCATTTAGTACAGGAGTGTCCCTAACCTGCTGCGTTTTTGCTAACCTGTTTTCTAATCATGGTGCCTTTGGTAAAGATAATAGCATCTTGTGTGTCTGAGATTGGCAGCCACTGTGTTAGGATGTGATTAGCAAGTGACTGCCCAAGGGGTGGCATTCTGGGAGCTGATGTGA
This window of the Ochotona princeps isolate mOchPri1 chromosome 2, mOchPri1.hap1, whole genome shotgun sequence genome carries:
- the PDPN gene encoding podoplanin gives rise to the protein MWKARLLLLLLGNAWPWVSAAAAAITPQPEDEIVSPGVEGGAVISGAEDYMVTAGASKDHFESNIFKDLVPTSADSVISRRIEDHSIPEGTVHSHKEIPKPTTPNVATSHPVEQADGETEKTTEKDGLTTVTLVGIIVGVLLGIGVIGGLVIAVARKMSGRYS